Proteins from a single region of Streptomyces spectabilis:
- a CDS encoding dihydrofolate reductase family protein — protein sequence MPSAQTAAGKVLWHFTMSLDGFVAGPDHAMDWMAGTSFRPGLEEEYAGTTGAVLGGRDGWDAFPDTSGIYGGRWKGPVFVLTNHPEDARPADGVTFLCCDVAEAVRIGLDAADGGNLEVLSASIGRQLLQRGLIDEIALHVAPVLLGDGIRLFDNPGGAPVRLELLGGADPSAAVDVRYRPVADG from the coding sequence ATGCCCAGCGCGCAGACCGCCGCAGGCAAGGTGCTCTGGCACTTCACGATGTCCCTTGACGGGTTCGTGGCGGGGCCGGACCACGCCATGGACTGGATGGCGGGGACCTCGTTCCGCCCCGGTCTCGAAGAGGAGTACGCGGGAACGACCGGCGCCGTCCTGGGCGGCAGGGACGGCTGGGACGCGTTCCCCGACACCTCCGGCATCTACGGCGGCCGGTGGAAGGGGCCGGTGTTCGTCCTCACGAACCATCCGGAGGACGCTCGGCCCGCCGACGGCGTGACGTTCCTGTGCTGTGACGTCGCCGAGGCGGTCCGCATCGGGCTCGACGCCGCGGACGGCGGGAACCTGGAGGTCCTCTCCGCCTCGATCGGCCGGCAGCTGCTCCAGCGCGGCCTGATCGACGAGATCGCCCTGCACGTCGCGCCGGTGCTGCTCGGCGACGGGATCCGGCTCTTCGACAACCCCGGCGGCGCCCCCGTACGGCTCGAACTGCTCGGCGGCGCGGACCCGTCGGCAGCCGTGGACGTCCGCTACCGCCCGGTCGCCGACGGCTGA
- a CDS encoding serine hydrolase domain-containing protein codes for MVRTGFVRTATVAVTGVMLAAVGTAHASAAETAAQPVPDAAGVKAALERTVAAGAPGAFAVIRDHDTPGVDRTVAVGKANLDGTPMNGEWRFRVGSNTKMFTAALVLRLADQGRVDLDKPVRDYLPAGTLPADWNMTVRQVMQHRSGIYDHTNDLLEQPGEETTAAFEKRIRNTVYEPADLVARSVKHGQQSAPGTKYAYSNTNYVVLGMAIEHLTGDTYANVLRKEILKPLGLKKTTYVVPKKTISGAHVTGYLTNDDRTKPLLDSTKQNGSWVGSAGAVISSAADMDRFLTALLAGDSGELISDKSRSAMTTVLPTPTAKVSYGLGLREIALSCGKVYGHGGIVQGYQTQSFSTREGDRTVVVFANASNNSAVTQGLTNTLEPAFCGSKPSPAAKSSKGAPRSADVNTTRPEPRTPLVPVVEDSRI; via the coding sequence ATGGTGAGAACTGGGTTCGTACGGACGGCCACGGTGGCCGTGACCGGTGTGATGCTCGCGGCGGTGGGCACGGCCCACGCGTCGGCCGCCGAGACCGCCGCGCAGCCGGTGCCGGACGCGGCGGGGGTCAAGGCCGCCCTGGAGCGCACCGTCGCGGCGGGCGCGCCCGGCGCGTTCGCGGTGATCCGGGACCACGACACCCCGGGTGTCGACCGCACCGTCGCCGTCGGCAAGGCGAACCTCGACGGCACGCCCATGAACGGCGAGTGGCGCTTCCGGGTCGGCAGCAACACCAAGATGTTCACCGCCGCCCTGGTGCTGCGCCTGGCCGACCAGGGCCGCGTCGACCTGGACAAGCCGGTGCGCGACTACCTCCCGGCCGGCACCCTGCCCGCCGACTGGAACATGACCGTCCGCCAGGTGATGCAGCACCGCTCGGGGATCTACGACCACACCAACGACCTCCTCGAGCAGCCCGGCGAGGAGACCACCGCCGCGTTCGAGAAGCGCATCCGCAACACCGTGTACGAGCCCGCCGACCTCGTGGCGCGCTCGGTCAAGCACGGCCAGCAGTCCGCGCCGGGCACCAAGTACGCGTACTCGAACACCAACTACGTCGTCCTCGGCATGGCCATCGAGCACCTCACGGGCGACACGTACGCGAACGTGCTGCGCAAGGAGATCCTCAAGCCGCTCGGCCTGAAGAAGACCACGTACGTGGTCCCGAAGAAGACCATCTCCGGGGCGCACGTCACGGGCTACCTGACGAACGACGACCGCACCAAGCCGCTGCTCGACTCCACGAAGCAGAACGGCTCCTGGGTGGGCAGCGCGGGCGCCGTCATCTCCTCGGCCGCCGACATGGACCGCTTCCTGACCGCGCTCCTCGCCGGGGACTCCGGAGAGCTGATCTCCGACAAGTCGCGGAGCGCGATGACGACCGTGCTGCCCACGCCGACGGCGAAGGTGAGCTACGGCCTCGGCCTGCGCGAGATCGCCCTGTCCTGCGGCAAGGTCTACGGCCACGGCGGCATCGTGCAGGGCTACCAGACCCAGTCCTTCTCCACCCGCGAGGGCGACCGCACGGTCGTGGTCTTCGCCAACGCCTCCAACAACAGCGCGGTGACGCAGGGCCTGACGAACACCCTGGAACCGGCCTTCTGCGGCAGCAAGCCGTCCCCGGCCGCGAAGAGCTCCAAGGGCGCCCCGCGCTCGGCGGACGTGAACACCACGCGCCCCGAGCCGCGCACTCCTCTGGTGCCGGTCGTCGAGGACAGCCGCATCTGA
- a CDS encoding ABC transporter permease, with product MLRTALRGILAHKARQIMTVLAVCLGVAFVSGALVFADSTTAAHRAAASKSFAGIAVTVTPKASPSRPAAHQEATALDDALARRLADVPGVAAVRPAADGTATMNAADGTPLRAGKTWANLGAAYVPGPDGKDARHPLAEGRAPRNSGELAVDRGTAAAGHLRLGEAVTLATDGPVMTKRLVGIVTTDDTRVTAGGTLALFDKATAQKLYASPGHYTGIDLSAAPGTSAPDLARRVTDVLPADRAEAVTGAAQADQQSVLVDTLTRGYAKLPLVFAGVSLFVGSFLVVNTFTMLVARRTREIALLRAIGASRRQVSRSVLLEALLVGLIASATGFLLGLGVASVLPDVLSTGGDRLPRGPLVIGPASVVAALGVGVGVTVLAAWLPSRRAARVAPIEALRTAAQPPSAARTRVRGAAGLVLLAVGAGWLVSLTGARDASEDNLRSAMFGCALFVVGLTVLAPLLAAPVIRLAGRLTGRFGVIGKLARENALRDPRRTAATAATLMVSTALVAGLAVIGHSTGQALDRQAAAGLGADYVISSRTPTAAIDPGAVRRVAEAPGVRTASAVTDSTLFVGGGVREISGVDPRTVNAVMKLDFVSGSGKDIGPGRIAVSATFAREQGVRTGGRIAARTGQSQRVERYTVVGVYQDNPVARDALGARSDVARDSLVPGSVQRILVRTDGGTVSEAAERRLRTAVGDSPLLTVRDRPQLVREAAGTMADLLNVVYGMLAIGVVIGALGIVNTLAMSVTERTHEIGALRALGMDRAGVRRMIRVEAVTVAAFGTALGLAGGLFAAWAVGSLANGALEQYSLRLPWGTLLLICLLSLTAGALAATAPARRAAALSPLEAVAEA from the coding sequence ATGTTGAGAACAGCCCTGCGCGGCATCCTGGCGCACAAGGCCCGTCAGATCATGACCGTCCTCGCGGTCTGCCTCGGCGTCGCGTTCGTCAGCGGCGCCCTCGTCTTCGCGGACTCCACCACCGCCGCCCACCGTGCCGCCGCCTCGAAGAGCTTCGCCGGCATCGCGGTCACGGTGACCCCGAAGGCCTCCCCGTCCCGGCCCGCCGCGCACCAGGAGGCCACCGCGCTCGACGACGCCCTCGCGCGCAGGCTCGCGGACGTCCCCGGTGTCGCCGCGGTGCGCCCGGCGGCCGACGGCACGGCCACCATGAACGCGGCGGACGGCACCCCGCTCCGCGCCGGGAAGACATGGGCCAACCTGGGCGCCGCCTATGTGCCCGGACCGGACGGCAAGGACGCACGGCACCCCCTGGCCGAGGGCCGCGCCCCCAGGAACAGCGGTGAACTCGCCGTCGACCGCGGCACCGCCGCCGCCGGGCACCTCCGCCTCGGCGAGGCGGTCACCCTGGCCACCGACGGGCCGGTCATGACCAAGCGGCTCGTCGGCATCGTCACCACCGACGACACCCGGGTCACCGCTGGCGGCACCCTCGCCCTGTTCGACAAGGCCACCGCCCAGAAGCTGTACGCGTCCCCGGGCCACTACACCGGCATCGACCTGTCGGCCGCACCCGGCACGTCCGCGCCCGACCTCGCCCGGCGGGTCACCGACGTCCTCCCCGCCGACCGCGCCGAGGCCGTCACCGGCGCCGCCCAGGCCGACCAGCAGTCCGTCCTCGTCGACACCCTGACCCGGGGCTACGCGAAGCTGCCGCTGGTGTTCGCCGGAGTCTCCCTGTTCGTCGGCTCGTTCCTCGTCGTCAACACCTTCACCATGCTGGTGGCGCGGCGCACCCGCGAGATCGCGCTGCTGCGGGCGATCGGCGCCTCCCGCCGCCAGGTGTCCCGCTCCGTCCTCCTGGAGGCGCTCCTGGTCGGCCTGATCGCGTCCGCCACCGGCTTCCTGCTCGGCCTCGGCGTCGCGTCCGTCCTGCCCGACGTGCTGAGCACCGGCGGGGACCGGCTGCCCCGCGGGCCGCTGGTGATCGGTCCCGCCTCCGTCGTCGCGGCGCTCGGCGTGGGCGTCGGCGTCACCGTGCTCGCCGCGTGGCTGCCGTCCCGCAGGGCCGCGAGGGTCGCGCCGATCGAGGCGCTGCGCACGGCCGCACAGCCGCCCTCCGCGGCCCGGACCCGGGTCCGCGGCGCGGCGGGCCTCGTCCTCCTCGCCGTCGGCGCCGGGTGGCTGGTGTCGCTCACAGGGGCGCGGGACGCCTCGGAGGACAACCTGCGGAGCGCGATGTTCGGCTGCGCGCTGTTCGTCGTCGGCCTGACCGTGCTCGCACCGCTGCTCGCCGCGCCCGTGATCCGCCTCGCCGGACGGCTGACCGGCCGCTTCGGCGTCATCGGCAAGCTCGCCCGGGAGAACGCGCTGCGCGACCCCCGCCGCACCGCGGCCACCGCGGCGACCCTGATGGTCAGCACCGCCCTTGTCGCCGGGCTCGCCGTCATCGGGCACTCCACCGGCCAGGCCCTCGACCGGCAGGCCGCGGCCGGGCTCGGCGCCGACTACGTGATCAGCTCCCGCACCCCCACGGCCGCCATCGACCCGGGCGCCGTACGGCGCGTGGCCGAGGCGCCCGGCGTACGGACCGCGTCCGCCGTGACGGACTCCACCCTGTTCGTCGGCGGTGGCGTCCGGGAGATCTCCGGCGTCGACCCGCGCACCGTGAACGCCGTCATGAAGCTCGACTTCGTCAGCGGCTCCGGCAAGGACATCGGACCGGGCCGGATCGCTGTCTCCGCCACCTTCGCCCGGGAACAGGGCGTGCGCACGGGCGGCCGCATCGCCGCCCGTACGGGGCAGAGCCAGCGGGTCGAGCGGTACACCGTCGTCGGCGTCTACCAGGACAACCCCGTCGCCCGCGACGCCCTCGGCGCCCGTTCCGATGTGGCACGCGACAGCCTCGTCCCCGGCTCCGTCCAGCGGATCCTCGTCCGCACCGACGGCGGCACGGTCTCCGAGGCCGCAGAGCGGCGGCTGCGCACCGCCGTGGGCGACAGCCCCCTGCTGACGGTGCGGGACCGGCCGCAACTCGTCCGCGAGGCCGCGGGCACCATGGCCGACCTGCTGAACGTGGTGTACGGGATGCTGGCGATCGGCGTCGTCATCGGCGCGCTCGGCATCGTGAACACCCTGGCCATGTCGGTCACCGAACGCACCCACGAGATCGGCGCGCTGCGCGCACTCGGCATGGACCGCGCGGGAGTCCGGCGGATGATCCGCGTCGAGGCGGTGACCGTCGCCGCGTTCGGCACCGCACTGGGCCTCGCGGGCGGCCTGTTCGCCGCCTGGGCCGTCGGCTCGCTCGCCAACGGCGCCCTGGAGCAGTACTCCTTGCGGCTGCCCTGGGGGACGCTGCTCCTCATCTGCCTGCTGTCCCTGACGGCCGGCGCGCTCGCGGCCACCGCCCCGGCCCGCCGCGCGGCCGCCCTGAGCCCGTTGGAGGCCGTCGCCGAGGCGTGA